TTCATAATAAGAACTTTTTTTAGCAGCTAACCGAAGCGTTACTAATTCATTTTCTTTTAATCCTACAATTGGCGAACGCAACACCGCGGCCAAGGGGATATCTTGATAGGGATTGTCAATAATTTGCAAAAGAGCCACCATTGTCTGAATTTCGGTTGCTTGAAAATAATTTTGGGCATCGTTTACTTGGATTGGGATACCTGCTAATTTAAATATCTCTAAAATCGTCAAATTATTTTTCTTAGTTGGCGTCAACAATACAATATCCTTATAAGTCAATGGTCGATTTTCTTTTGTTGTTTTGTCATAGATCAAAAATTTTTTATCGATCAATTCTCTGATTTTCAGCGCTGTCATATGCAATTCGCCTTCTGTTTTATCTTCCAAAATCAGCTGAGAATCGTCCAGTCCGAGTACTTCCTCCACACGTTCTGATTTTTTTTCATAGAGCAATAGTTCGGTATCATAATTTTCTGCTTCTGCAAACTGATCAAAACCATGAACGAGTTGGGCTGCTTCATCATAAGCGATTTGTCCGACACGTTCATCCATCAATTGTTCAAAAACTAAATTGGTAAAATCTAATACATTCCTTCTAGAGCGGAAATTCTCGGCTAAAACGATTCGCTTTCCCTCTTTATTTGCTCCATATTGATTGTATTTTTCGATAAATAAGGTTGGGTCAGCTAAACGAAATGAATAGATCGACTGCTTAACATCACCAACCATAAACAGGTTTCCTTCAGAAGCCGTTGGTCTTCTTAACCAATAAAGAATTGTTTCTTGTAATCGATTAATGTCTTGATATTCATCAACTAATACTTCATCAAACTTCTCACGATAATAGTTTGATGCTTCTGTTGGGAGCCACTCACTTACCTCTTTTTTTGCTAATATATTCAGGGTGAAATGTTCCAAATCATTGAAATCAACTAACCCTTTTTTTAGTTTCTGTTGGCTATAAGTATCAATGAAGGCTTTTCCAACTTGTGCCATTTCCTCAACTAGTGGTTGAGAACGTTCTAAAATTCCTTTCATTTCCTCTGGTGATAAAGTGAATAGGTTCTCTAAAATAGCATTGATTGCTTTTTTATTTTGTTCTCGTAAGTTTTTGGCTTGTGCGGCAGTTTCTTTTAATTCTTCTACTCGCACTGTTGGATAACGTCCAAATGTGATTGTTTTTGAAACGTCAAAGCCTGATTCTAGATCATTATCTGCTAGCTGGCTACTGAATGTTTCCACAAATTCTTTTTCATTTCTAGCAAGATTTGCAATTTTTTCTAGCTTTTCTTCTCCTTCAGTTAAACGAATCATCTCTTCGTAACGCTCTACACAACGGAATAGACTTTCCATAACTTGAGGTTTCAAATAGTCTTGGAATAGCACCGAGTCACCTAACTGCCCAGTCACTTGATAGCTGTCAGCTAAATGGGTCAACCATTCCTCTGGATCAGGATTAGCACGGGCAAAATCATACAAGGAAAAGATTAATCGAGTCAGTCCATCATCACTACGATCATTGGAAAAATTACTTGTCAGCTGATAAAAAGCTTCTTGGTTTTCACCATAAAATTGTTCCCTAAGTTCATCCCAAACATCTTCTTTCAAAAGTAACATTTCCGTTTCATCTGTCAATAGTCGGAAAACTGGATCCATTTCGATCAGATAATAAAAACGACGAATCACTGTTAAACAAAATGCGTGTAGCGTACTGATATTGGCAGTTGGAAGCAAGGTCAACTGTTTAATAAAATGGTTTTTTTTCTCTTGCTCACTCTCGTTTGTAATTACTTTTTGTAATGCTGCTTGGATTCTTTCTTTCATTTCCTTTGCGGCCGCTTCTGTATAGGTTACGATCAACAAGCGATCGATATTCACACCACTTTTGAGTTTTTCGATAACTCTGCGTACTAGAACCGTTGTTTTTCCAGAACCAGCAGAAGCAGAAACTAAAATGTTTTCATCACCATCAAAAACGGCTTGCCATTGATTATCAGTAAATTGCTCATTTTCTGGACGTAACGGGATAGTCTTACTCATCAATAGTTCCTCCTTCCGACTCATTTTCAAGTAAACGATCCATT
The DNA window shown above is from Enterococcus sp. 12C11_DIV0727 and carries:
- the addA gene encoding helicase-exonuclease AddAB subunit AddA codes for the protein MSKTIPLRPENEQFTDNQWQAVFDGDENILVSASAGSGKTTVLVRRVIEKLKSGVNIDRLLIVTYTEAAAKEMKERIQAALQKVITNESEQEKKNHFIKQLTLLPTANISTLHAFCLTVIRRFYYLIEMDPVFRLLTDETEMLLLKEDVWDELREQFYGENQEAFYQLTSNFSNDRSDDGLTRLIFSLYDFARANPDPEEWLTHLADSYQVTGQLGDSVLFQDYLKPQVMESLFRCVERYEEMIRLTEGEEKLEKIANLARNEKEFVETFSSQLADNDLESGFDVSKTITFGRYPTVRVEELKETAAQAKNLREQNKKAINAILENLFTLSPEEMKGILERSQPLVEEMAQVGKAFIDTYSQQKLKKGLVDFNDLEHFTLNILAKKEVSEWLPTEASNYYREKFDEVLVDEYQDINRLQETILYWLRRPTASEGNLFMVGDVKQSIYSFRLADPTLFIEKYNQYGANKEGKRIVLAENFRSRRNVLDFTNLVFEQLMDERVGQIAYDEAAQLVHGFDQFAEAENYDTELLLYEKKSERVEEVLGLDDSQLILEDKTEGELHMTALKIRELIDKKFLIYDKTTKENRPLTYKDIVLLTPTKKNNLTILEIFKLAGIPIQVNDAQNYFQATEIQTMVALLQIIDNPYQDIPLAAVLRSPIVGLKENELVTLRLAAKKSSYYEAFLTFNQIEAKESAQLALKEKTQAFAAQLEQWREMARRNQLATLIWQIYQDTAYLDYVGGMPAGKQRQANLFALIDRAASYEQTSFRGLFQFVRFIEKMQEKDKDLAEPVILSEENAVRVMTIHASKGLEFPVVFILDMTKEFNLGDLNERYIFDDRLGVGIRYLDQTDRMLYETLPFLAIKQAKLKKLLSEEMRKLYVALTRAEQKLYLVGSYNNQEATFKEWLKVADVQTKVLPSENRLQGKSSLMNWVGMSLVRHQKMAEFQSAFTTEKIVGITQHPAGFSVSFMTEQAIQEQFAAFQFIDTGLSKAENSKSSDPKLVEQGLYRLNYDYPYQLSTKTTNYQSVSEIKRVFEDPDNKEIAKIEVDEKNTLQPTPMIVHRMSEGELGKPRFIETIRKPSAVEVGSATHYLLQLLDLNEEPTKDSITQLIEELVQTKIIQENVAKQIKIDQVLSFYQTHLGQQLLENPTKVVREQPFSMLLRAEELIKDYPRETQDDLLIHGMIDGYLEQDNNCILYDYKTDFVQDIENVQEIKKVIQRYRGQLNLYRKALAQATSKEVNSVFLVLLSAGIIIDMDEEQIIEKMK